GGTCTTGGGCCCGGTCAAGCCCATCAGCCCGTAGATGAACAGCGCAAACGAGATGATGTAGAGGATCGTGACCAGGTAGTTCATCGACCTTGCCCGTCCGTCTCGGCTTTAACGGGAGTGGGCTTCTTTCCTTTGAACATGCCCAGCATCCGGTCGGTGACGATGAACCCACCGATCACGTTCAGCGTGCCGAACACCAGCGCCACGAACAGGATGATCTGTAAGGCGAGCGACGGGTGCTCGATCCGCCCCAGCAACACCAGCGCGCCCAGCACGACGATGCCGTGGATGGCGTTGGTCCCCGACATCAGCGGAGTGTGCAGCGTGTTGGGCACCTTGGAAATTACCGCGAAGCCGACGAACCCGGCGAGCACCAGGATCGCCACGTTGGCCAGGAGTTCGTCGTACATCTAGCTGCCCTCTCCTGCTGTTCGGGTGACGCATGCCGCCGCCACCACCTCGTCGTCGAAGTCGGGCGCCAGCTTGCCGTCCTTGATCAACAGGTCTAGCAGCGCTGTGATGTTTTTGCTGTAGAGCTCGCTGGCGTGCTCTGGCATGGTGGCGGGCAGGTTCAGCGGCGCGGCGATGGTGACATCGTGCTTGACGACGGTGCACCCGGGCTCGGTCAATTCACAGTTTCCGCCCGCCTCACCGGCGAGGTCCACCACGACGCTGCCCGGCTTCATCCCTTCTACCGCCGCCGCAGTCACCAGCCGCGGTGCCGGCCGGCCCGGCACCAGAGCGGTGGTGATCACCACGTCGAACCCGCTGATCGCCTGCTCCAACGCTTTCTGCTGCTGCTCGCGCTCCTCCTCGCTGAGCTCACGCGCGTAGCCGCCCTCCCCGACCGCGTCGATACCCAGGTCGAGCCACTGCGCCCCCACGGAGCGCACCTGGTCGGCCACTTCAGGCCGCACGTCATAGCCGGTGGTGCGCGCGCCGAGTCGCTTGGCCGTGGCCAGCGCCTGCAGGCCGGCCACCCCGACGCCGAGCACCAGCACCGTGGCCGGCTTTACCGTGCCCGCCGCCGTGGTCAGCATCGGAAAGAACCGGGTCGACTCCCATGCGGCCAGCAGCACCGCCTTGTATCCGGCGACGTTGGCTTGGGAGGACAGCGCGTCCATCGACTGCGCCCGCGAGATCCGCGGGATTGCCTCCAGCGCGAAGGCCTGAACCCCGGCGGCCCGAAGCGCCTCGACCTGGTTGTCGGGGTTGCGCGGTGCAAGAAAGCCGATCAGGGTCTGCCCGCGGTGCAGCCGCCGAACTTCCTCGGGCGTCGGCGGCGCAACCTTGACGACGATGTCGGCGGCCCACGCGTCACCAATGCTGGCGCCGGCGGCGGTATAGAGTTCGTCGGGCAGCAGCGCCCGCTGGCCGGCACCGGATTCGACGACGACCGCGACACCGCTTTTCGTCAGCGGCACGACCGCCTTGGGAACCAGTGCTACCCGCCGCTCGTCGTCGCCCGACTCGGCGACCACCCCAACCGTCGTCTGCGTATCTGTCATCGCACGTACATCTACTTTCCTGCGCCGTCGGATTGCCTCGCTACCCTAACCCGTTGGCGCGACGGCTCCGCGAAGTCACGGGCGCCGACGCGGTGGCCTATCGTGACGGGCATGGATTTTGCGATGTCGGCCAAGGCCAGTGACTACCACAAGCGGCTGTCCGACTTCATGACCGAGTATGTATTTCCCGCCGAGGCGGAGTACGACCGATACCGCCACGACGCCGGCCCGCATGACCACACGGTGCCGCCGATCGTCGAGGATCTCAAGCACAAGGCCAAGGAGCGTGGGCTCTGGAACCTGTTCCTGCCCGCCGAGTCCGGGCTGAGCAACGTCGACTATGCGCCGCTGGCCGAGCTGACGGGCTGGAGCCCGGAAATCGCCCCCGAGGCGCTCAACTGCGCCGCGCCGGATACCGGCAACATGGAGATCCTGCACCTGTTCGCCACCGAGGACCAGCGCCGGCAGTGGCTGCAACCGCTGCTCGACGGCGAGATCCGCAGCGCGTTCTCGATGACCGAACCGGCGGTGGCCAGCAGCGACGCCCGCAATATCGAAACGGCGATCGCGCGCGACGGCGACCACTACGTCATCAACGGCCGCAAATGGTGGACGTCGGGAGCCGCCGACCCACGCTGCAAGATCCTCATCGTGATGGGCCGCACCAACCCAGACGCCGCGGCCCATCAGCAGCAGTCGATGATTCTAGTGCCGATGGATACCCCTGGTGTGACGGTGGTGCGCTCCACACCGGTGTTCGGCTGGCAGGACCAGCACGGCCACTGCGAGGTGATCTACGACAACGTGCGGGTGCCGGCGACGAATCTGCTGGGCGAGGAGGGCGCCGGCTTCGCGATCGCGCAGGCGCGGCTAGGGCCGGGGCGCATCCACCATTGCATGCGTGCGCTAGGTGCGGCCGAACGCGCGCTGGCGCTGATGGTCGACCGGGCCCGCAGCCGGGTGGCTTTCGGCAAGACGCTGGCCGAGCAGGGCGTGGTGCAGCAGTCAATTGCTAAGTCCCGCAACGAGATCGACCAGGCTAGACTGCTGTGCGAAAAGGCCGCGTGGACCATCGACCAGCACGGCAACAAGGCAGCCCACCTGCTGGTCTCGCAGATCAAGGCGGTGGCTCCGCAGGTGGCTTGCGATGTGATCGACCGGGCCATCCAGGTGCACGGCGCGGCCGGAGTCAGCGACGACACCCCGCTGGCCCGCCTGTATGGCTGGCATCGCGCCATGCGGATCTTCGACGGACCGGACGAGGTCCACTTACGGTCGATTGCCCGCGCCGAGATCGGCCGTGAGAAAAGCGCTTTCGCCGCGGCGGTTACCAGGTGACCACCGAGATCCAGGAACTGCCTGGCGCGGTCAACTTCCGCGACGTCGCGCTTTCGGCCAGTGTGCGGCCCGGCCGGCTGTTCCGCTCCGGTGAGCTGAGCCGGCTCGACGACGACGGCCGCGCGGCGCTGCGCCGACTCGGCGTAACCGATGTCGCCGACTTCCGCTCTCGCCGCGAGGTCCAGCGCCGCGGGCCCGGCCGTGTGCCCGACGGCGTCGCCATTCACCTGCTGCCGATCCCTGACCTTGCCGCCGACCAAAGCGACGCCGACGGCGACCCCCGCACGAGCACGCGTTCCGGCGGCTGATGACCGACAGGCCCAGCGCCGAGTCGGTCGCCGACGCCGCCACCCGCTACATGGTCGACGAGTACCGTCGATTTCCCACGTACGGCGGCGCACAACGCGCTGTGCGACAGGTGGTTTCGCTGCTGGCAGCCGGACGCTCGGTGTTAGCGCACTGCTTTGCGGGCAAAGACCGCACCGGCTTCGTCATCGCGGTAGTGCTGGAAGCAGTCGGACTGGACCGCGACGAGATTCTGGCGGACTATTTGCGCAGCAACGACGCGGCACCGCACTTGCGGGCCCGGATCATGGACATGATCCAGCAGAGGACGGACACCGAACTGACCCCGGAGGTGGTGACGTTTACCGAGGCCCGGCTCTCCGACGAGGTTCTCGGTGTGCGCCCCGAATACTTAGCCGCCGCTCGGCAAACGATCGACGAGACGTACGGCTCGCTGGACGCCTACCTGCGCGACGCGGCCATCACAGACGCCGATGTGGACCGGTTACGCGAAGCGCTGATGGCCTGAGCCAACCAGCACTTCCGAAAGTGAACGGCGACCGTGTTGAGCGAAGGGCACATCAACACGCTCCGCATCGGGATCGGTCGTCGTCATCCCGGTGACCACGACGATGACTGATGCGCCGTATCGCGAATTGCGCTATCAACCACCGGACTTGCCCCAGCGCGCCGGTCGAACCTCGGGGCGCGCGTCGGTCGCGTGTTCCCGAACATCAGCAATACCGGCCTCATCACCCGACTTCATGCGTGCAGCTATGTATCGGCGAACTCTCACCTTTGGACCTGACCAGCGGAGGCTGAGACCGCCACCAAGTGGTGGCTGGCCGACCTCGACCTTTGTCCGGGTCGCGACAGCCGATCCCGACGGCACGAATAGTCCTCGCGGGCTGGTCACCGTTCGTGCGCACGACCGGTTGAAAACGCGCCCCACCGGGTTGGAGACGCGTGACACCACACCCGACGATGTTGATGCGTTTTAAATATAGATGTAAAATCGATGTATGATTCGGACCCAGGTCCAGCTGCCGGACGAGCTCTACCGCGACGCCAAGCGGGTCGCGCGCGAGCACGAAATGACGCTTGCGGAAGTCATCCGTCGCGGGCTTGAGCACATGGTGCAGATTTATCCGAGGCGCGACGTGGCGTCCGACACCTGGCAGCCGCCTACACCGCGT
This Mycobacterium xenopi DNA region includes the following protein-coding sequences:
- a CDS encoding NAD(P) transhydrogenase subunit alpha, which produces MYDELLANVAILVLAGFVGFAVISKVPNTLHTPLMSGTNAIHGIVVLGALVLLGRIEHPSLALQIILFVALVFGTLNVIGGFIVTDRMLGMFKGKKPTPVKAETDGQGR
- a CDS encoding Re/Si-specific NAD(P)(+) transhydrogenase subunit alpha; its protein translation is MTDTQTTVGVVAESGDDERRVALVPKAVVPLTKSGVAVVVESGAGQRALLPDELYTAAGASIGDAWAADIVVKVAPPTPEEVRRLHRGQTLIGFLAPRNPDNQVEALRAAGVQAFALEAIPRISRAQSMDALSSQANVAGYKAVLLAAWESTRFFPMLTTAAGTVKPATVLVLGVGVAGLQALATAKRLGARTTGYDVRPEVADQVRSVGAQWLDLGIDAVGEGGYARELSEEEREQQQKALEQAISGFDVVITTALVPGRPAPRLVTAAAVEGMKPGSVVVDLAGEAGGNCELTEPGCTVVKHDVTIAAPLNLPATMPEHASELYSKNITALLDLLIKDGKLAPDFDDEVVAAACVTRTAGEGS
- a CDS encoding acyl-CoA dehydrogenase family protein — encoded protein: MSAKASDYHKRLSDFMTEYVFPAEAEYDRYRHDAGPHDHTVPPIVEDLKHKAKERGLWNLFLPAESGLSNVDYAPLAELTGWSPEIAPEALNCAAPDTGNMEILHLFATEDQRRQWLQPLLDGEIRSAFSMTEPAVASSDARNIETAIARDGDHYVINGRKWWTSGAADPRCKILIVMGRTNPDAAAHQQQSMILVPMDTPGVTVVRSTPVFGWQDQHGHCEVIYDNVRVPATNLLGEEGAGFAIAQARLGPGRIHHCMRALGAAERALALMVDRARSRVAFGKTLAEQGVVQQSIAKSRNEIDQARLLCEKAAWTIDQHGNKAAHLLVSQIKAVAPQVACDVIDRAIQVHGAAGVSDDTPLARLYGWHRAMRIFDGPDEVHLRSIARAEIGREKSAFAAAVTR